From one Cupriavidus oxalaticus genomic stretch:
- a CDS encoding 2-hydroxyacid dehydrogenase — protein MPAQDHNQSLENAYVCRRMPAEIEAALKERFVVKLNESDELTDSATIIERAKGVSVLLVTATERIDGNVLRALSPTLKTVATLSVGYDHIDLATARELGIEVLHTPDVLSDACAEVALMLLLNAARRGYEADRMVRSGQWPGWAPTQLLGKGLVGKRLGIFGMGRIGRAIATRARAFGMQIHYHNRSRLGPEVAEGAIYHTTLESLCRHSEMLLVAAPGSPQLKGTLDQAHIRALPPGAVVVNISRGDIVDDDALIEALNDGHVFSAGLDVFANEPNVDPRYRALDNVFLSPHIGSATEETRNAMGWLLIDGIAALRRGERPANLLS, from the coding sequence ATGCCGGCCCAGGATCACAATCAGTCGCTTGAAAATGCTTACGTATGCAGGCGCATGCCTGCGGAGATCGAAGCCGCGCTGAAAGAGCGCTTCGTCGTAAAGCTGAATGAAAGCGACGAACTGACGGATTCCGCCACAATCATCGAGCGCGCCAAGGGCGTGAGCGTTCTGCTGGTGACCGCGACAGAGCGCATTGACGGCAATGTGTTGCGCGCACTGTCGCCCACCCTCAAGACGGTGGCCACTCTCTCGGTAGGCTACGACCACATCGACTTGGCCACGGCTCGCGAGCTCGGCATCGAGGTTCTGCATACGCCTGACGTCCTGAGCGATGCTTGTGCCGAAGTCGCGCTAATGCTCCTGCTCAATGCCGCACGGCGCGGTTATGAAGCAGATCGCATGGTCCGCAGCGGCCAATGGCCAGGTTGGGCGCCCACTCAACTGCTGGGCAAAGGCCTGGTCGGCAAGCGGCTCGGCATATTCGGCATGGGGCGCATCGGCCGAGCCATCGCGACGCGTGCCCGCGCATTCGGCATGCAAATCCACTACCACAACCGCTCCCGACTCGGGCCAGAGGTCGCCGAGGGCGCCATCTACCACACGACCCTCGAAAGCCTCTGCCGACACAGCGAGATGCTGCTGGTCGCGGCACCGGGTTCACCACAGCTCAAAGGAACGCTCGATCAAGCGCACATCCGAGCACTGCCCCCTGGCGCTGTCGTCGTCAACATTTCCCGCGGCGACATCGTGGATGACGATGCGCTGATCGAAGCGCTGAACGACGGCCACGTCTTTTCAGCTGGTCTTGATGTTTTCGCCAACGAGCCGAACGTCGATCCGCGCTATCGCGCTCTCGACAACGTCTTTCTCAGTCCGCATATCGGCAGCGCGACAGAGGAAACGCGCAACGCCATGGGATGGCTTCTGATCGACGGGATCGCGGCACTGCGCCGCGGCGAACGACCCGCCAACCTGCTTTCCTGA
- a CDS encoding FadR/GntR family transcriptional regulator: protein MQSTTENLTEADQQPAGKGGFEPTLADRVTEHLAGQIRRGLYPVNARLPTEKFMTEQYGVSRTVIREAISRLKSEGLVESRQGSGTVVLNPATAEVFRLGRGGSDPALGVVRILELRRGIEAEMAALAAERRSERQMDDIRNALREIDSAVRAGGDGVEEDLAFHLAVSRATGNPHYTELLGMLTRALRDAIRLTRGNEARRSDLAAHVRTEHAEICAAIETQDPQRARQAAFLHMRNTEERILAAERDFWTGDSRTAAQRLAGANLSTVIRRAAEGNR from the coding sequence TTGCAGAGCACAACAGAAAATCTGACGGAAGCAGACCAGCAGCCAGCGGGGAAAGGCGGTTTTGAGCCCACATTGGCCGACCGCGTCACCGAACATCTCGCTGGGCAGATCCGACGCGGTCTGTACCCCGTCAATGCTCGTCTGCCGACGGAAAAGTTCATGACCGAGCAGTACGGCGTGAGCCGCACCGTGATTCGTGAAGCCATTTCCCGCCTTAAGTCCGAGGGCCTCGTGGAAAGCCGGCAGGGGAGCGGTACGGTTGTGCTCAATCCGGCGACCGCAGAGGTATTCCGCCTTGGGCGTGGCGGTTCCGACCCGGCCTTGGGGGTCGTGCGAATCCTGGAACTGCGTCGTGGGATTGAGGCGGAAATGGCCGCATTGGCTGCGGAGCGCCGTAGCGAAAGGCAAATGGACGACATCCGGAACGCATTGCGCGAGATCGACTCTGCAGTGCGGGCGGGCGGCGACGGCGTTGAAGAAGACCTGGCATTCCATCTTGCGGTGTCCCGTGCCACTGGCAATCCTCACTACACCGAGCTACTCGGCATGTTGACGCGGGCATTGAGAGACGCCATTCGTCTCACGCGCGGCAATGAAGCCAGACGAAGTGATCTGGCTGCGCATGTCCGCACCGAGCATGCGGAGATCTGCGCTGCGATCGAAACCCAGGATCCGCAACGCGCCCGCCAGGCGGCCTTCCTGCACATGCGCAATACGGAGGAGCGGATTCTCGCTGCCGAACGGGACTTCTGGACTGGTGATAGCCGGACTGCCGCGCAGAGACTGGCCGGAGCCAACCTTTCGACAGTGATACGGCGTGCTGCGGAAGGGAATAGGTGA
- a CDS encoding LysR family transcriptional regulator, with translation METLANLESFVRSAETGSFSAAGRRLALTPAAVSRNVAMLERNLGVRLFQRSTRKLTLTEAGERFLASIGGNLDALQAAIAAMSNQHGEPAGVLKVSLAPSFGMAYVLPLLPDFLKRYPAIRPEWHFENRAIDLIAEGFDAAIGGGFELTPGLVSRALAPAHVVAVASPAYLRERTLPADPSMLNVMDGIVMRSGRTGRTRQWTMRDAAGNEVAATMPERIVVSDPAAMREAALLGLGVTLLAVPDVLPWIERGELVRLLPRWYADAGAISLYYPTRTLIPTKTRVFIEYVVEAFRQMQMAERLAGSLGI, from the coding sequence ATGGAAACCCTCGCCAACCTCGAATCCTTTGTGCGCAGCGCCGAAACCGGTAGCTTTTCGGCGGCGGGTCGCCGACTGGCCCTGACGCCCGCGGCCGTCAGCCGCAACGTGGCCATGCTCGAGCGCAATCTGGGCGTGCGACTGTTTCAGCGCTCGACACGCAAGCTGACGCTTACCGAGGCTGGCGAACGCTTCCTTGCATCCATCGGCGGCAACCTGGACGCTCTCCAAGCCGCCATCGCCGCCATGTCGAACCAACACGGCGAACCGGCTGGCGTGCTGAAAGTCAGCCTGGCCCCATCGTTCGGCATGGCTTACGTGCTGCCATTGCTTCCCGATTTCCTGAAGCGTTATCCGGCGATCCGCCCGGAATGGCATTTCGAGAATCGCGCGATCGATTTGATTGCCGAAGGGTTCGACGCGGCTATAGGCGGGGGCTTCGAGCTGACGCCGGGTCTCGTGTCGCGCGCACTGGCACCGGCGCATGTCGTCGCGGTGGCGTCGCCTGCGTATCTGCGGGAACGCACGCTGCCTGCCGATCCATCCATGCTGAACGTCATGGATGGCATCGTCATGCGCTCCGGACGCACAGGACGCACGCGCCAATGGACCATGCGCGATGCCGCCGGCAACGAGGTTGCCGCGACCATGCCCGAACGCATTGTGGTGAGCGACCCGGCCGCCATGCGTGAAGCCGCGCTACTGGGGCTCGGTGTGACACTGCTGGCTGTACCGGATGTGTTGCCATGGATTGAACGTGGCGAACTGGTGCGCTTACTGCCACGCTGGTATGCCGATGCAGGCGCCATTTCGTTGTACTACCCTACGCGCACACTGATACCAACCAAGACGCGCGTATTCATCGAATACGTTGTGGAAGCATTTCGCCAAATGCAGATGGCCGAACGCCTGGCAGGCAGCCTCGGCATTTAG
- a CDS encoding 3-oxoacyl-ACP reductase family protein — MTQQTLSLSGKIALVTGGSRSIGAAIARRLAADGAAVALTYSASPDKAATVVSEIEAAGGRAIALAADAGDPAAVRLAVAATVDAFGGLDILVNNAGMGLGGAIEDIPFDAYERMIAVNVTGVFVATQEAVRHMKAGGRVIHIGSSMVRYAAFPTASLYTLTKGAIAGFNRSLVRDLGPKGITVNTVHPGPTDTDMNPAGGPVSEIVGPGIALGRYGQPHEIAGVVAFLAGPDAAFVTGAEIVADGGFTA, encoded by the coding sequence ATGACTCAACAGACGCTTTCCCTGTCCGGCAAGATCGCCCTAGTTACTGGCGGTTCGCGCTCCATCGGCGCCGCCATTGCCCGCCGCCTGGCCGCCGACGGCGCGGCCGTGGCGCTGACCTACAGTGCCTCACCGGATAAAGCCGCCACGGTAGTAAGCGAGATCGAAGCGGCCGGCGGCCGGGCCATCGCGCTCGCCGCAGACGCGGGCGATCCCGCGGCGGTGCGCCTAGCCGTGGCCGCGACGGTCGACGCATTCGGTGGTCTCGATATCCTCGTCAACAACGCTGGCATGGGCCTGGGCGGCGCTATCGAGGACATCCCGTTCGACGCCTACGAGCGCATGATTGCAGTGAACGTGACCGGCGTATTTGTGGCCACTCAGGAAGCGGTGCGGCATATGAAGGCGGGCGGGCGCGTGATCCATATCGGTTCGTCGATGGTGCGCTACGCAGCGTTTCCCACGGCATCGCTCTACACGCTGACCAAGGGTGCAATTGCCGGCTTCAATCGCAGTCTGGTGCGTGATCTGGGGCCGAAAGGCATCACGGTCAACACCGTTCACCCTGGCCCGACCGACACCGATATGAACCCCGCCGGCGGCCCGGTTAGCGAGATCGTAGGGCCCGGCATTGCCTTGGGCCGATACGGGCAGCCACATGAGATTGCCGGCGTGGTGGCATTCCTCGCCGGCCCGGACGCAGCCTTCGTGACGGGTGCCGAGATCGTTGCCGATGGCGGCTTCACCGCTTGA
- a CDS encoding NADPH-dependent F420 reductase — MQASYGKTIGIIGAGAIGMAFATALARHGIQAVVANSRGPETLRDAVKAIGPSIRPGTREAATAQDIVLVAANWSKLPLALSGLPEFGGRTVVDANNPIEAPLFRPADLHGRSSSAVFADLVPGARVVKAFNHLQPALVSGDPQAEGGRRVLFLSGDDANAKAEVATLSGRLRHFDSASLTRSGSPQRAEQNGQS, encoded by the coding sequence ATGCAAGCAAGCTACGGAAAGACCATTGGCATCATCGGCGCGGGCGCGATAGGCATGGCGTTCGCCACGGCGCTGGCTCGGCACGGCATCCAGGCGGTGGTGGCCAACAGTCGTGGGCCTGAAACGCTTCGGGATGCCGTGAAAGCAATCGGGCCTTCGATTCGCCCGGGCACGCGCGAGGCAGCCACAGCGCAGGACATCGTGCTGGTGGCTGCGAACTGGTCGAAGCTGCCACTGGCACTGAGCGGGCTGCCCGAATTTGGCGGGCGGACTGTCGTCGACGCAAACAATCCAATTGAGGCCCCGCTGTTTCGCCCCGCGGACCTGCATGGCCGCTCTTCGAGCGCAGTGTTTGCAGACCTCGTGCCCGGCGCGCGTGTTGTCAAGGCGTTCAATCACCTGCAACCCGCACTGGTGTCTGGCGATCCGCAAGCAGAAGGTGGCCGCCGCGTGTTGTTTTTATCCGGTGACGATGCGAACGCCAAAGCCGAGGTGGCCACGCTTTCTGGCCGGCTACGCCATTTTGATTCCGCCAGCTTGACCCGTAGCGGCTCGCCGCAGCGCGCAGAACAGAACGGGCAATCGTGA
- a CDS encoding Hsp20/alpha crystallin family protein, whose product MSHAVFGADLFSELDRLQRQMADVFGGFPSSIRSGRSGAFPPVNIGSTDDTIEIVAFAPGLKRENLEVSIDKGLLTISGERGPSYADDSPDSKRYARERFVGSFRRVIELPQSADPDKVQARYANGCLSISVGKREASKARAIAVQ is encoded by the coding sequence ATGAGTCACGCAGTTTTTGGAGCCGATCTCTTCAGTGAACTCGACCGCCTGCAAAGGCAGATGGCGGACGTGTTTGGCGGCTTCCCCTCCAGTATCCGCTCCGGGCGCTCCGGCGCCTTCCCGCCGGTGAATATCGGGTCGACGGACGACACCATCGAGATCGTTGCGTTCGCGCCCGGGCTGAAACGGGAAAACCTGGAGGTCTCTATCGACAAGGGGCTACTGACGATCAGTGGAGAGCGCGGTCCTTCCTATGCGGACGACTCGCCAGATAGCAAGCGCTATGCGCGTGAGCGCTTCGTCGGCTCGTTCAGGCGCGTCATCGAGCTGCCGCAAAGCGCCGATCCTGACAAGGTTCAGGCTCGCTACGCGAATGGTTGCCTGTCGATCAGCGTGGGCAAGCGGGAAGCCTCCAAGGCACGCGCGATTGCCGTCCAGTGA
- a CDS encoding Hsp20/alpha crystallin family protein yields the protein MSEMNQVVAQPQGAVAPAQDEKAMPTVTLLPPVDIVEDAGGVTLWADLPGVTRDQLEVSVHDGNLRIEAQAIVSMPSGLRVQHAEIRQPRFARTFSLSPDLDSTKIEANLQDGVLRLTIPRREAARPRRIDVSVS from the coding sequence ATGTCAGAGATGAATCAAGTCGTTGCACAGCCTCAAGGTGCTGTCGCACCAGCCCAGGATGAAAAGGCGATGCCTACCGTGACGTTGCTCCCGCCGGTCGATATCGTCGAGGATGCGGGGGGCGTTACGTTGTGGGCGGACCTGCCTGGTGTGACCCGCGACCAGCTGGAAGTCAGCGTCCATGACGGGAACCTTCGCATCGAGGCGCAGGCTATCGTATCGATGCCCTCGGGCCTGCGGGTACAACACGCTGAAATCCGGCAGCCGCGTTTCGCGAGGACGTTCTCGCTGAGTCCCGACCTCGATTCGACGAAGATCGAGGCGAACCTGCAGGACGGCGTACTGAGGTTGACGATTCCACGTCGTGAAGCCGCGCGTCCGCGACGCATCGACGTCAGTGTTTCCTGA